The genomic interval GGAGTGGGAGAAGAGTGGATAGAGGAGACAGGCCCTGCCCAGGAAGAAGGGGCACTCCTAGGACAGCTCAGAATGTGTGCGACATTGCTGCTCTCTCACTTGGTGCTCGGGAGGAAAGGCCCAAATGGGCCAGTGTTTCTTCTGGGTGACCCACGTCCTTGTGCTGGATAAACAGAGTCTGGCAAGGATGGTTCCCAtcccctcatctctgcctctcccTTCTTTTAGGTACCGGCTCGCTAGTCAATGGCAACCTCCGGCTGTACAGCTCTGTGGGTGACCTGAGGCCTGGGCACTATGGCTCAGATCTACCcatccccccacctcccccaggcCCAGCCCCAGGGCCACCCCAGGACATTTTACCTCCAGAGGAATCACCCCCACCACCTCCACCTTCCACAGctcccccaccacctcctctGCTATTGgaacctccacccccacccccacccagcatggtcccacctccacccccaataTTGGACACCTTATCTCCCTCACCCAACCTCTCCCCACCATCTACACCAACCCCTCCTGACTTCATTCCTCCCGCCCCACCATTGGCTTTTCTAGATCCCTCACCACCCTCTTTGCCCACCCCAGCACCCCCAGCTCCAGTGTCTCCTCACACAACGGGGATTCGTCTCTTTCCCCCTGGGGGTGTCACCAAATGGAAATCAGAAGTAGCACTGAATGGAAGGCAGCCAGAAACCCCCAGAACCAGCCCCCCCAGGAGTCCTGCTGAGCTAAAGGGGAGCCCCCTGGGACCTAACCCAGAGCCTCACCTCACCTTCCCCCGTTCATTCAAGGTGCCTCCCCCAACACCTGTCAGGACTTCATCTATCCCTGTTCAAGAAGCACAAGGAGACCCCCCAGAGAAACAGGAGGCCGACAGGAAGGCCCCTAGCCAcctctccctgcctcccagcTTCCACATCCGCCCCGCATCCCAGATCTACCCAGACAGGGCCCCCGAGCCAGACTGCCCCAGATTGCTCAGGGCGAAGGCACCAGACAGCCCAAGGCCCAGGCAGTCTGAGTCCCTGACAAATGAACAAGCTGGgactccacccccagcccctcccctgccccctcctgcaCCCCCACTTACTCCCCCAGcacccccccttccccctgctgcTCCTCCATTGCCTTCTGCTGAGCAGGTGGCTCCTCCATCTTCTGGGTTTGCAAAAAGCTCCAAGTCTATTTCACCTGCTCTCAAACCCAAACCCAAGCCCAAGCCCCCCAGTGTAGAGGGCGCATCAGAGCCTGTGGACTGGCGGGATCCCAACCAGATGGAAAAGCTGCGGAGCGAGCTAGCAGCCTATCTCTGTGGCTCCAGGAGAGAGGACCGATCCCTCAGTCATAGGCCAGGCCCCACAGTGGCCTCTCAGGTCAAGGAGGGCAGGAAGAGCCCCAGTTCACCAGAGGAAGCAGCTCCCCCAAGCCTGCCAGAGAAGATCCCCCCAAGTGCTCCCGAGAAGagtccccgcagccccaggcagTCAGAGAGGGAGGCCACCCGCAGCCTGACCCTCCCACCTGTGGACTACATGCCTCAGGACACTCTAGCCCCCAGCGTCAGGCAGATCCGCAATGAGCTGGAGGCCCGGCTCTCATTGGCAGACAAGGAAGCCAAGCCCAGTGCagggtctctgcctcctaaaccTCGGACAGAAGGTGGAAGAGTCTTTGAAAATGGGACTGATAATGGCAAATTCTCCAAGCCTGTAGCCAAGAATCCACCATCTCTATCCACCACCCCCCTGCCAGCCACACCACTCCAGTCCAAGGCTGCGCTTGGGCTGAACACACCACCCAAGGCCACACCTGGGCTGGCCACACCACCCAAGGCCACACCTGGACCAACCATACCACCCAAGGTCACATTTGGTTCAACCACACCACCCAAGGCCACACCTGGACCAACCATACCACCCAAGGTCACATCTGGTTCAACCACACCATCCAAGGCCACATCTGGTTCAACCACACCACCCAAGGCCACACCTGGGCCAGCTATACCACCCAAGGTCACATTTGGTTCAGCCATACCATCCAAGGCCACATCTGGTTCAACCACACCACCCAAGGCCACACCTGGGCCAGCCATATCGTCCACAGCTACAACTCTGCCCACCACATCATCCCAACAGGTGGCAGAGAAGGACCTCGTCCCAGGTGAGCAGAGGAAGAAGCCAGAATCTCAAAGTGCAGTGCCTTCCCAGCCAGGAACAGTGGAAGAGTCCCCATCAGTGGTCACAAGGCTGCCTGCACGGGGAGCTGtctcctctcctgccctcccACCAAAGGAGTGCCCTGGCCGAGAAGAGGTGCCTTTTGTCTACAAGCCCCATAGAAGCCAGAACAGCCCCAGCCGAGAAGTTGCTCTGGTGATGCCTACCCTAGCCAGAGGAGAGGCTGTAGGGTCACGGGGGCCCTACATGGAGGGGAAAGAGCCCCAGGGTCTGCCAGCCAAACTCCCTGCCCCAGCACAGCCTGCTAACCAACCCCTCAGACACCCTGTGACTGGGGAGGTGGTGGAGCGGGGCTCCCCGATGGCCCTGCTCTTGGCAGCCAAACAGAGGGCACAGAAAGGCAGGCCTGGAGGGACTGTGCTGGGGCGGTCCTCCCTGCCCGGTAGTCTCCGGGGTCACAACAGCCAGCCGGAGACCAACTCTGACAGCATCTTTTACAACGCTGCCCGGCCCAACTCGTTTATGGTGGTCCCCAGGTCACCCAATGAGGCAGAGAAGGACTTGCAGCCAACCTCATCTGCGCAGACCACGGTACCCACTCAGTGGAAGCCCCGGACGGGAAGAGACCCAGAGGGCACCGAGCCGATCCACCGGCACAAGTGGACAAAGGCAGAGCCCCCCGCCCCTGGGGCCTGGGAAAAACAAACTCCCTTCAACTTCCCCCAGGGCCATCAGCTCCCCAAGTCCTTCTCATCTCCACCTTCTCCTTCCtacaagagggaggaggaggaggaggagttcaGCTTTGAGGTCATCCCGCCACCACCAGAGTTCAGCAATGACCCTGAGCCCCCCGCCCCTGAGCTCCAGTATCTGGGTCGCCGGGGGTCCCCTCCCAGGAACAACTTCTCGGACTTGGGGCAGCCCCTGAACGTGGGCTCCGCGGCCCCGTTCCCGCGCTTTCCCGGCGCGCACTACTCCGGGGCTGGAGTCCTGGAGCGCTTCTCGGGCGGGGGTCGTTCGCTCATCAAGAAGCGGCTGTACGTCGGGGAGCCCCACCGCAACCCCGCCATGTCCCGGGGCGCCACGGGCCGCAGCCTCAGTTCCCCCAACTGCTTCGGGTCGCAGCCCGGAGGCCCCGAGATGCGACGCGTCAACCCGGCGGGCCGCGCGCCCCCCGGTGGCCTGAGCGCGCGGAGGACGTCCCTGGAGGGCGGCGCCCGGGGCGCGGCAGAGGCCAAGTACAAGGTGCCCGCCGCTCCCGCCGCCAGGTGAGCTGGGCCCCGGCTGAAGGAGGGAACCCCGGATGGGAAGCCAGTTTATGGACGCGTCGCCCGGGACCACAGGGTTGCTGACACGGCCACGGCCACGCGCCTGTGGTTTGCTAAGAGAAAGGACAGCGGAGCCCACGTTACCTGGAGAGGGCGCTATTGTTCGCCCCCCTTTTTTCTCATCCTGTGCAGTTCCAGGGCTGCAGGTCAAGTATGGGATAGGGGAGACCCTAGGGgtctttttgggggggggggaggagaagagaTGGGGCCAGACCGAGGCTGGGAGTGAAGAGGTCAGAGTAGGATATTTAGGCATGTTCTCTGTGGCCAGCAGGGCCTAAGAGGGCAAGGGGAGCTGTGTCTGGTGGACTGGGTCCCATCCTGCCCTCGGGTTTGTGCCTTGGGGGAGACGGTAGAGTGTCGGCCAAGCAGCCACCAGCCGTCCATGAACCACACTGCTCTCTTGCTCTTCCCAGGTCTCCGCATGGCTCTGCCCACTACGGAAATCCCATCAACACGTTCACTGTGAGGCCTGGGACTCGCCATCCCATCTCTTATGCCTACTCTGGAACTCATCGGAAAGCTACATCCTGAGCCCGGGGTTCTCTCAGCTCTACTCCAGTGGGGTTGGACCTGGGCACTTGttttgtgggggtgggagggtcaCAGCAGGTGTTAGACAACATGGAGAAGTCAGTGTTCCCCCAGCCAGAGGGATGAGTGAGCTGCAGTACTGGCCTGGGGAAGATGGAGTGGGCTTCTGTTTTCCAAAGCAACACCAGCGCTGCTATGGACTGTTGgcaaatggggggtgggaggggcaaGGAATGGGAAAGGAGGAACCTTCCAGTGGCCTGGGCCCTGACTCTCCACTCTCCAGTACTGGCTGCTTTGGCAAGACTTATTTAAAGCAGTTTTACAAGCACAGCCTACTGAGCAGGTTCTAAAAGCAAGGGATGGGCACTGAGTTGAAATCCATGCAAATAACTGTGTGCCTGACAGGCTTCACAAAGGGCTGAGGCCCATTCCTGCCCTGTGGGTGCAGGGCCTTCATCTGCTGCCACCAAAAGGTGACACCTGGACTTCCTAGCCACACTGAGGTCAGACCAGCACTACACATGCATCTGGAGAAGGTGCTGGAGCTGGCCAGCCCTATGTGCTGACCAAGGCCAGGGATGGGTTCATTTCTTGATGGTCCTGGCCCCCAGCCACAGGGAAACCTAGAGTgagtttggggtgggggggggcaggaTTAAAgcttgcttttctaatgagaactATGTAGCCCTGATTTTGGGGATTGGGCCCAAGAAGCCATGAGATCTGGGGCTTGACACCAGAGACTAGGTCTTATGGAGGTTCTGGAGGGCCATTATTCCTAACTCCAGTACTATAAGTCACTGTCACTGAGGCCAGGACGCTGGACGATCTTGCagagcagaaggagagaaggtAAGAATAGAGGGCTGGGAGAAGTTTTCTGGGGAAATGTGTTTTGGAAAGTCAAGAGTGGCAGACCTGGGCAGGTTGAGAGTAGAGGAGACCCATCAGATGACCATTTGTTTTTGACTGGCCAGTCCAGGTTAAGTCCTGCTTTGCATGATATATGATGCTAAACATATCAGGAACAATAGTCCTTGGTCTCACTTCCCTGACTACAGTCAGTGTTGGTCAAGTTTCTGGGACCAGGTCCAGGCAAGCTGTCTGGGTTAAAAGGGTGGGAGAGCGGTCCAGCTGTCCCTTTGGGAACAAGATGTTGGACTTTTATGATTTGTTGTAACCAGCCAAGGTACTGGGTTATCAGGACAGCAGGTGAGCCACTCAGGGAAAGAAACACAGCAGCAGGTGGGCACCCTGATGGGGCAGAGTCTGGTTATCTGTTTAGGAAGCAAGCCCATGCCAGCCGCACCAGaactataaatatgtattttcccTGTGCACTGTTTTATAAAACTGTTCACTAATTTATCTGCTGTGTTAAAGCTTGAGGTGTGGGGTGTGGACTCCCAGCTGGAGAGTTCTCTGGGGTGGGTGGAGAAGGGCATGGTCTCACTTGGCTTGGGAAATAAACAGGCCAGTTTGGACTGGCCCCCAGCTCTG from Castor canadensis chromosome 8, mCasCan1.hap1v2, whole genome shotgun sequence carries:
- the C8H6orf132 gene encoding uncharacterized protein C6orf132 homolog isoform X2 encodes the protein MKKNQTVQGTFSKLFGKRHANPAATSLYATNPPWIFTQEAPEEGTRDFDGIYYGDNRFNTVSESGTATLKARPRVRPLLTFLPLNAQENHGLAVPTPSVPEDFADKEVTGTGSLVNGNLRLYSSVGDLRPGHYGSDLPIPPPPPGPAPGPPQDILPPEESPPPPPPSTAPPPPPLLLEPPPPPPPSMVPPPPPILDTLSPSPNLSPPSTPTPPDFIPPAPPLAFLDPSPPSLPTPAPPAPVSPHTTGIRLFPPGGVTKWKSEVALNGRQPETPRTSPPRSPAELKGSPLGPNPEPHLTFPRSFKVPPPTPVRTSSIPVQEAQGDPPEKQEADRKAPSHLSLPPSFHIRPASQIYPDRAPEPDCPRLLRAKAPDSPRPRQSESLTNEQAGTPPPAPPLPPPAPPLTPPAPPLPPAAPPLPSAEQVAPPSSGFAKSSKSISPALKPKPKPKPPSVEGASEPVDWRDPNQMEKLRSELAAYLCGSRREDRSLSHRPGPTVASQVKEGRKSPSSPEEAAPPSLPEKIPPSAPEKSPRSPRQSEREATRSLTLPPVDYMPQDTLAPSVRQIRNELEARLSLADKEAKPSAGSLPPKPRTEGGRVFENGTDNGKFSKPVAKNPPSLSTTPLPATPLQSKAALGLNTPPKATPGPTIPPKVTFGSTTPPKATPGPTIPPKVTSGSTTPSKATSGSTTPPKATPGPAIPPKVTFGSAIPSKATSGSTTPPKATPGPAISSTATTLPTTSSQQVAEKDLVPGEQRKKPESQSAVPSQPGTVEESPSVVTRLPARGAVSSPALPPKECPGREEVPFVYKPHRSQNSPSREVALVMPTLARGEAVGSRGPYMEGKEPQGLPAKLPAPAQPANQPLRHPVTGEVVERGSPMALLLAAKQRAQKGRPGGTVLGRSSLPGSLRGHNSQPETNSDSIFYNAARPNSFMVVPRSPNEAEKDLQPTSSAQTTVPTQWKPRTGRDPEGTEPIHRHKWTKAEPPAPGAWEKQTPFNFPQGHQLPKSFSSPPSPSYKREEEEEEFSFEVIPPPPEFSNDPEPPAPELQYLGRRGSPPRNNFSDLGQPLNVGSAAPFPRFPGAHYSGAGVLERFSGGGRSLIKKRLYVGEPHRNPAMSRGATGRSLSSPNCFGSQPGGPEMRRVNPAGRAPPGGLSARRTSLEGGARGAAEAKYKVPAAPAARSPHGSAHYGNPINTFTVRPGTRHPISYAYSGTHRKATS
- the C8H6orf132 gene encoding uncharacterized protein C6orf132 homolog isoform X1, whose translation is MKKNQTVQGTFSKLFGKRHANPAATSLYATNPPWIFTQEAPEEGTRDFDGIYYGDNRFNTVSESGTATLKARPRVRPLLTFLPLNAQENHGLAVPTPSVPEDFADKEVTGTGSLVNGNLRLYSSVGDLRPGHYGSDLPIPPPPPGPAPGPPQDILPPEESPPPPPPSTAPPPPPLLLEPPPPPPPSMVPPPPPILDTLSPSPNLSPPSTPTPPDFIPPAPPLAFLDPSPPSLPTPAPPAPVSPHTTGIRLFPPGGVTKWKSEVALNGRQPETPRTSPPRSPAELKGSPLGPNPEPHLTFPRSFKVPPPTPVRTSSIPVQEAQGDPPEKQEADRKAPSHLSLPPSFHIRPASQIYPDRAPEPDCPRLLRAKAPDSPRPRQSESLTNEQAGTPPPAPPLPPPAPPLTPPAPPLPPAAPPLPSAEQVAPPSSGFAKSSKSISPALKPKPKPKPPSVEGASEPVDWRDPNQMEKLRSELAAYLCGSRREDRSLSHRPGPTVASQVKEGRKSPSSPEEAAPPSLPEKIPPSAPEKSPRSPRQSEREATRSLTLPPVDYMPQDTLAPSVRQIRNELEARLSLADKEAKPSAGSLPPKPRTEGGRVFENGTDNGKFSKPVAKNPPSLSTTPLPATPLQSKAALGLNTPPKATPGLATPPKATPGPTIPPKVTFGSTTPPKATPGPTIPPKVTSGSTTPSKATSGSTTPPKATPGPAIPPKVTFGSAIPSKATSGSTTPPKATPGPAISSTATTLPTTSSQQVAEKDLVPGEQRKKPESQSAVPSQPGTVEESPSVVTRLPARGAVSSPALPPKECPGREEVPFVYKPHRSQNSPSREVALVMPTLARGEAVGSRGPYMEGKEPQGLPAKLPAPAQPANQPLRHPVTGEVVERGSPMALLLAAKQRAQKGRPGGTVLGRSSLPGSLRGHNSQPETNSDSIFYNAARPNSFMVVPRSPNEAEKDLQPTSSAQTTVPTQWKPRTGRDPEGTEPIHRHKWTKAEPPAPGAWEKQTPFNFPQGHQLPKSFSSPPSPSYKREEEEEEFSFEVIPPPPEFSNDPEPPAPELQYLGRRGSPPRNNFSDLGQPLNVGSAAPFPRFPGAHYSGAGVLERFSGGGRSLIKKRLYVGEPHRNPAMSRGATGRSLSSPNCFGSQPGGPEMRRVNPAGRAPPGGLSARRTSLEGGARGAAEAKYKVPAAPAARSPHGSAHYGNPINTFTVRPGTRHPISYAYSGTHRKATS